Genomic window (Zingiber officinale cultivar Zhangliang chromosome 2B, Zo_v1.1, whole genome shotgun sequence):
GCTGGGGCTCCGAACGACCCACAGGAAGCGCTGGCCGCTCATCTCGAGGCCCAGCGCCAACTCCGCTAACTGCGCCTTCGGCAGCGTTCCTCCGCTGCCGAAAGACACGTACAGGACGGATCTGGGGGGATGGCGGTCCAACCACCGCAGGCACTCCGCTTCCTCATCACCGGATTTCTCGGGCTTCCGCGTTAGCGGCCCGACAAGGTAGACCGGCGGCCGACCAGGTTCGGCCTCGCAGAGAGCCGCGGCGGCTCCCGGCTCGATGGCGTCGAAGGAATTGACGAGGATCCCCTGCGCCTCGCGGTAGCGGCGCCCGTGGTGGACGAACCAGCGGTAAGCGTCGTTGGATCGGTCttggatcgggtggaggatgTCGGGACGGGGAATGGGAAAGCACCCGGGGAGGCGGAGCGGGTCGGGGAGGTGGTGGTCGTGGTCGGTGGCAGCGGCTTCGATGACCGGGAGGTGGAGGATGAGGGAGAGAGCGAGGAGGTTGGTTGGGAAGAACAAGTAATGGGGGAGGCCAAGTTGACTGGCGACGGAAAACGTGTCGGTACTGAAGAGGTCAGAGATGAAGACGACGACGTCGGGGAGGGCCGAGAGGGCGTGGCGCAGGGCAGGAAGGGACCGGACGGTGGCTTCCGACATGGTGGTCTCGATGCGGACATCATCGGGGAGGTCGTCAAGGGGGACGGGGGGAAGGGAGATGTGCGAGAAGTGGTCGGAGGGGAGGGAGGACAGGAGGGAGGACTGAGTCGCGGAGGCGGAGAAGGCGAGGGTGATGATGGTGACGGAGAATCCATGGCGATCGATCAAGACCTTGGCGAGCTCCATGATGGGGATGAGGTGGCCAATTCCGGGAGTCATACAGACTGCGACGCGAGGGCGGCGTTGCTGAACGGCGGAGGCGGCGCTGCCGACTTCCATGGCGTACGGAAGGGGAAAGGAATAGGAAGACGAGTAGAGGACAGAAAATGATGAAACAACAGACCATTTTGATTGGCCCAATTTATAGAGTTGAAACGGAGACACGATTTTTTCAACGGTCCAGATGGAAAGCTGCGCCAATGGACAACGGATTCCTTTTAAGTGAAACGGAAAAAAAAAGACagcagaatttttaaaaaagtttttgcatttattttattttttattatttggatGGAATTAAAAGTATTTAAACTATAGTAATTACTTTCCTTTTATTATGTAAACGCATTGAATGGAAATATATATCTTTTACTTCTTTCTATCGATAATCTACCAAACAGAAGACAGTTTTCCGAATTCATTGAAAGCGTGAAGGTCACATTAATTATGTGTTGTTCCTTTCAtattcgggtcaaatctgatttttttttttttttctcgtcCTTAACTCTTTCTGTTTTTCCTCTCTTTCCTTCGTGACATGTATACAAAATATTCACTCAAGTtgacataaatatatatatattaatatcagGTTAAGTTGACTTGATATGAACGTAATATGTTGATATTACGCCCACGTTATGATCCAGAACTAattcttctaaaatttttttaatatatctaaaaaagtcgaaataaataatataaGATATTGTTAAAATCCTTATAGTTTTAGAAATTCATAAGACCtaaaatgagtctaattagaCTTATCTAGATCCATCAATGATGTTAGCTAAAATTCACTGATAGACCTAAACCGATTCGATTGGACTCATTTAAGGTCTTGTGAATTTTTAAGATTGTAAGAAGTCCAACACTGCTATTCATTTCTTATTTCGACTTTTCTATAGGTGTTAAAACGTAATAAAGAAGAATCAGCTCTAAATCCCAACATGAGCACATACTGGGTCTGAcatgattcatatcaggctcaCATTAGGGTTTAGAATTGATTTTTCTTTATTACATTTTAATACTTCCAGAAAAGTCAAAATAAGTAATGAATGACATCTTAGACCCCTTGCAGTTTCAAAAATTCACCGGACTTGAATAGATTCAATCGGACATGTCTAGGTCTATcggtggattttgatcaaaatccactgatggacctaaaatCCACCGATTGACCTAGATATGTCCAATTGGATCCATTTCAGGTCCATTAACTTTTTGAGGCTGTAAGGAGTCCAACGGTACCCTCCATTGCTTATTTCAACTTCTCCAGTATTAATTCTCTATCAAGCCCAATGTGCATCCACGTTAGAGTTTAGAGCCGATTCTtacaataatattttaacacttctggagaagtcgaaataaacaatagaGGACACCAATGGACTCCTTACGTCCTTAGAAATCCAAAGGATCTGAAATGGATATAATCACACATGTTTTGGtacatcaatggattttgactaAAATCCATTGCTGTGCTTAGACATGTCTGATTGGATCTATTTTAGATCATGTGGATTTCTGAGACTATAGGTAGTCAAACGGTGTCCTCCATTTTTTATTTCAGCTCCatcgaaggtgttaaaatataataagaaaaaaatagcCCTAAACCCCAACATGAGTCTGATATGAATTCATATCAAGCCCATGTCGGGCTTGATATAATTCTATATTAGGCTTGCTTCAATATTGGgtttgatatgattccatatcaggttcAACGTGAGCcggatatgattcatatcatgcCCAAATTGGGTTTAGAACTgattcttttttattatattttaacaccttcggaaaagtcaaaataaacaatgaaggGTATCGTTGTACTCTCGTAGTCTCAGAAATTCAAAGAACTTGAAAGGGATCCAATTTGACATGTTTAGACCCATTAGTGAGTTTTAACCTAGACATGTCCAATTAGATCCATTTAAGGTCCATTGGCTTTTTGAGCTGTAAGGAGTCCAACGACACCCTCCATTACTTATTTCGACTTCTCCGGTATTGATTCTATATCAGGCCTAATGTACACCCACGTTCGGTTTAGAGTCTATTCTTACAATAACATTTTAATATCTCTAGAGAAGCCGAAATAAGCAATGGAGAGCACCAATGGACTTCTTACAGCCTTAGAAATCCAAAGGTCTGAAATTGATCCAATCAGACATGTTTAGATACATCgatggattttgatcaaaatctatCAATATACCTAGACATGTCTGATTGGACCTATTTCAGATTATGTGGATTTCTAAGACCGCAGGGAGTCAAATAGTGTTCATTTTTTATTGCAGCTCCatcgaaggtgttaaaatataataagaaaatatcagccctaaaccctaatgtgggcctgatatgaatccaTATCATGCCCATGTTGAGCTTGATATAATTCTATATCATGCTTGCTTCAACATTGGACttgatatgattctatatcaggTTCAATGTGAACTTGATATGATTTATATCATATCCATATTGGGGTTTAGAACTGATTctttttattacattttaacaccttcagataaatcaaaataaacaatgaaggGTACCGTTATACTCTCGTAGTCTAAAAAATTTAAAGGACTTGAAAGGGATCCAATTTAATATATCTAAATCCATTAGTGAACTTTAAGTAAAATCTACGGATAATACTAGATAGATCTGAGTAAATCTATTTTAATCATATGAATTCATGAGGTTATAAAGATTTTAATGATACTTCCATGACTTATTTCGACTTATGCAAGTACGTTAAAAATATAATTGTCTTTTAGTTTCCatccaaataaataaatatggatttatatttaagtttttttttaaaaaatgcatATAATTGAAAAGACAGCCAGACAGGTTAAATAAAAATTGTTATAATCCACGTGtttaataaaatatgaaaaatgaTGCACaggtataataaaataaaatatgaaaaatgaTGTAATTGCGAAGTGAAATATAAAATAACGAGTGTGGAATAAAATAATTGCATACGAAACTAATCGGTATATACATTTAATacatatttattattttcttagaCTTGGTAAATCTTTAAGTCTTTCTATATTACTGCAATATttacaaatttattaaattttgacaAACATTAATAATGCCAAATTAGTCCcatattattgttattatattcATGGCAAATATCCTCACAATTCGTTTCTATACTATGAaaagaaaaatcatgaaattaattTATAGTCAATTGACAAATGACTAAGAGGTGGGAGGAGTTTTCCTCCGAATACATGCATCCGCCGCGAAATTTAATCTCATGTCATGATAATATGTGTTGTAGATATTTAGATGAGTGAATTATTATTAACTTGAGCTCAAATATTTTAAGTCAATCATATTGTGTTGGAAAAAGTCTGATCTATAAGTTGAGTTTGGAACTTATAGGATTTCAAACTTTAAGTTTGGAAGATTATGATATCTCAATTTAGTTTCAAATTGTGAATTTTGAGTTAGATGAGTAAAAGATTATTAATTTTGAtctgaatattttaataaataaattagcttGATAAGTAATGATAACTAAGTAATGGATTAATTATCTCATCTAAATCTAAAATCGGTGATGATAAGTTTGTGTAATTCACACAAAAACGTCATCcccattttcatttattatattcatCCTCATCCTTATCCAATATTCAACTTTCATCTCCATCTACATATCTATCAGGAATCGAATATCCATTTTCATACTCATTGGAGAATCAAATATCCTCTATTAGGAATGAGCAAAAGTTCAAATAAATTGGATTAACCTAtcgaattaaaaattcaattatgtTATTTTGGATAATTCAATTTGATttcgattttaaaatttttaatttggttaaatcaaataaattgaaaattaataCCAGCCTAGCAGTACTGATATTCAAAAATCAATACTAGAGTGTGTATATATAGTGTaacaaaactaaatctaaataTATAGGAGTTTTAATCTGCACATCCATCAATGCGCAACTTCGTGGATGATTAAGTGAACTCGTGATGCCCGAAAGTTAGTTGGGATGCCCAACTCACTTTCGGGTACCCCAAGTTCACTCAGTCACCCACAGAGTCGCACACAGACGAGTGTGCAAGTTAACAGAGCCGTCTCAATCATTCTTGAGGCCCTAGGTATAATAATAACTTTATCTTATGTCAAACTTTATttctttattagtaaaatttaaaaaataaaaaataatttatgttaattaatttgagagaaataaattattataatactattaatataaattttaattactattttttaaaaaattatcaatcaattttaactttgatgAAGGAAAGTCATAACTCAACGGTAAAAAGTATTGTTGTGTGACCTAAATGTAATAGGTTCGAGTAGTAGATATAGGTACTGTGTACATTTGACCCTTCCGTAGGATTGTATATTGGCAGGACCTTCGTGAACTAAGCTgtctttttatcaattttaacttcaataaattctaaattaaatttatttagtcaaACATATTTAACTAGTAAACATGGatagtaaattatttaaaaaaatattcataatAACTCGTTGTAAGGACACAATAATAATGGTATAAAAGTGATAAtacaggagaagaaaaacaagaaaaataaaatttagatagaaataatagtataatattaaatatgtTTATAACTTtataaagtatttttataaaaaaatatcaattaagtatAATGAATAAGTATTTTTGATTTATTAAGTAAACTTAATTTttgatattaaattaaatttttatcattaaaaaatttaaaattataagtcaaattttaacaaaaaaattatcaaccaaatttaactttaaaataaaaaaattaaaattatcaatcaaatctAACCCatgtaaaaaacataaaaatgatcaaatttaaatttactttataaaaaattaaaaattattgacaaGATATAATTTgactagtaaaaaattaaaattatcaatgaaaataaatcttaactaaaatttattttagccataattttaaatatttaatatccaaacttatatatatat
Coding sequences:
- the LOC122049372 gene encoding hydroquinone glucosyltransferase-like, with amino-acid sequence MEVGSAASAVQQRRPRVAVCMTPGIGHLIPIMELAKVLIDRHGFSVTIITLAFSASATQSSLLSSLPSDHFSHISLPPVPLDDLPDDVRIETTMSEATVRSLPALRHALSALPDVVVFISDLFSTDTFSVASQLGLPHYLFFPTNLLALSLILHLPVIEAAATDHDHHLPDPLRLPGCFPIPRPDILHPIQDRSNDAYRWFVHHGRRYREAQGILVNSFDAIEPGAAAALCEAEPGRPPVYLVGPLTRKPEKSGDEEAECLRWLDRHPPRSVLYVSFGSGGTLPKAQLAELALGLEMSGQRFLWVVRSPSDGEENSEAFFTVQSKADPFRFLPNGFAERTQDVGLLIPSWAPQTAVLHHPATGGILSHCGWNSTLESVVAGVAMVAWPLFAEQRQNAVMLAAGAGIALLAKAGEGGLVPREEVARVVREMIEGEEGKAARRQVAELREKALNNLKVGGAAEKALDDVVKEWKR